Proteins from a single region of Procambarus clarkii isolate CNS0578487 chromosome 62, FALCON_Pclarkii_2.0, whole genome shotgun sequence:
- the LOC138354221 gene encoding oviduct-specific glycoprotein-like: MLVITTQQETDSLEYETVSLGYETVSLGYETVSLGYETVSLGYETVSLGYETVSLGYETVSLGYETVSLGYETVSLGYETVSLGYQTVSLGSDTVSLGSETVSLGSETVSLGYETVSLEYETVSLRYETVSLWYETVSLGYETVSLRYETFSLFSLLM; encoded by the coding sequence GAGACCGACTCCCTGGAGTACGAGACCGTCTCCCTGGGGTACGAGACCGTCTCCCTGGGATACGAGACCGTCTCCCTAGGGTACGAGACCGTCTCCCTGGGGTACGAGACCGTCTCCCTGGGGTATGAGACCGTCTCCCTGGGGTACGAGACCGTCTCCCTGGGGTATGAGACCGTCTCCCTGGGGTACGAGACCGTCTCCCTGGGGTACGAGACCGTCTCCCTGGGGTACCAGACCGTCTCCCTGGGGTCAGACACCGTCTCCTTGGGGTCCGAGACCGTCTCCCTGGGGTCCGAGACCGTCTCCCTGGGGTACGAAACCGTCTCCCTGGAGTACGAGACCGTCTCCCTGCGATACGAGACCGTCTCCCTATGGTACGAGACCGTCTCCCTGGGGTACGAGACCGTCTCCCTGCGATACGAGACCTTCTCCCTGTTTTCCTTGCTAATGTAA